In Coregonus clupeaformis isolate EN_2021a chromosome 7, ASM2061545v1, whole genome shotgun sequence, one genomic interval encodes:
- the LOC121569022 gene encoding LOW QUALITY PROTEIN: phospholipase B-like 1 (The sequence of the model RefSeq protein was modified relative to this genomic sequence to represent the inferred CDS: inserted 1 base in 1 codon; substituted 1 base at 1 genomic stop codon), translating to FHLVGSGIRTSDLSVTGTLLLLKEGVMEKEGDAYGYLNDSLSQMGWSVLEIRAGYGETLEHDEVTYFLAGYLKGFLTAPQMISHYANMYPQLIKDPKVLGPVEHFMAKQDSWTREQVKLNRSTDPLWHHTGFIVAQMDGLQAGVAHWAKKQGKEPLSLFAVQFLNAVGDLLDLIPALVPGTEPPLXHFKLPGMGHCSALIKMLPGFENLLFAHSSWYTYAATMRIYKHWDFYLSEPHTATGKLSFSSYPGFLVSLDDFYLLGSGLMMTQTTNNVFNTSLFSQVTPHSLLAWQRVPLAHALSHTGEQWAKTFSRYNSGTYNNQYMIVDMRKVTLGHSIEDGALIVVEQIPGLVEFSDQTQALRRGYWPXYNVPFHPKIYTLSGYGKMWEEYGEDFSYDLCPRAKIFRRDQAEVKDLDSLKHIMRYNDYKNDPYSKGDPCKSICCRNDLREKDSRPGGCYDTKVTDFHMAQEFRAEAVNGPTTQGDLPPFSWEDFNSTVHQGLPDHYDFPFISVQPALFMP from the exons tttcacctagtcggctcggggattagaaccagcgacctttcggttactggcacattACTCCTACTGAAAGAAGGAGTAATGGAAAAAGAGGGGGATGCATATGGATACCTCAATGACAGCCTCTCTCAAATGGGCTGGAGTGTACTGGAGATCCGTGCAGGGTATGGGGAGACCCTTGAGCATGACGAGGTCACCTACTTCCTTGCAGGATACCTAAAGGGCTTCCTCACTGCACC GCAAATGATTAGTCACTATGCCAACATGTATCCCCAGCTGATCAAGGACCCCAAAGTGTTAGGTCCGGTGGAGCACTTCATGGC gaagcaggactcctggaccagggagcaggtgaaactgaaCAGGAGCACTGATCCTCTGTGGCACCACACCGGCTTCATAGTGGCCCAGATGGATGGACTTCAGGCAGGGGTCGCACACTGGGCCAAAAAACAAGGGAAAGAG CCTCTGTCCCTGTTTGCTGTCCAGTTCCTGAATGCGGTGGGAGATCTGCTGGACCTGATTCCAGCCCTGGTTCCTGGCACTGAGCCTCCTCTCTGACATTTTAAATTACCAGGAATGGGCCACTGCTCTGCCCTCATTAAG ATGCTCCCTGGGTTTGAGAACCTGCTGTTTGCCCACTCTAGCTGGTACACATACGCTGCCACCATGCGCATCTACAAGCACTGGGACTTCTACCTCAGTGAACCCCACACTGCCACGGGCAAGCTGTCCTTCAGCAGCTACCCAG GCTTCCTGGTGTCTCTGGATGACTTCTACCTCCTGGGCAGTGGCCTGATGATGACCCAGACCACCAACAACGTCTTCAACACGTCCCTCTTCTCCCAGGTCACGCCCCACAGCCTGCTGGCCTGGCAGAGGGTGCCTCTGGCCCACGCCCTGTCACACACTGGGGAGCAGTGGGCCAAGACCTTCTCCAGATACAACTCTG gcACCTATAACAACCAGTACATGATAGTGGACATGAGAAAAGTGACCCTGGGCCACAGTATAGAGGACGGGGCTCTGATAGTGGTGGAGCAGATTCCTGGCCTGGTGGAGTTCTCTGACCAAACTCAGGCCCTGCGCAGGG GTTACTGGC CCTATAATGTGCCTTTCCACCCAAAGATATACACCCTGAGTGGCTATGGGAAGATGTGGGAGGAGTACGGGGAGGACTTCTCCTATGACCTCTGCCCCCGAGCAAAGATCTTTCGCCGGGACCAGGCTGAGGTTAAGGACCTAGACTCCCTCAAACACATCATGAGATACAACG ACTACAAAAATGACCCCTACTCCAAGGGTGACCCATGCAAGTCCATCTGTTGCCGTAATGACCTGAGGGAGAAAGACTCCAGACCCGGAGGATGCTATGACACCAAG gtgaCTGATTTCCACATGGCGCAGGAGTTCAGAGCGGAGGCGGTGAACGGGCCCACGACGCAGGGCgacctccctcccttctcctggGAGGACTTTAACAGTACGGTTCACCAGGGTCTGCCAGACCACTACGACTTCCCCTTCATCAGCGTGCAGCCTGCACTCTTCATGCCCTAA